One genomic segment of Devosia sp. includes these proteins:
- a CDS encoding DUF882 domain-containing protein, whose amino-acid sequence MTLSAVLVPAPAQAATERALYLYYTHTKETARIVFKRNGQYVQSGLNELNQFLRDWRRNEPTRMDPRLFDLVWEVYQDVGATQPINIVSAYRSPATNAMLASKSSGVADNSQHMRGTAMDFFIPGIALNKLRAAAMRKQVGGVGYYPTSGSPFVHLDTGSVRAWPRMTRAQLKDLFPDGRTMHVPTDGKPLSQEGYQVALAEWKKCHSYPCGGSSSGTQVASSGGSGRSLMDVLFGGNDSGGASAAVAAQAPVQTAALAQPRRVDPVMPDLRPAAFGAPATAETLQVAAIDPDPALPFSTTGSAPLTDEELRGPLNVAVTLPVAKPEALRVATASALPSGDAVTALAALTGPSMPRPRVIMTDPPSETLSAYLPTSAPDPEAQRALEMIISGSAGTSVAAALPTNRLPSLPGEAPVADRTIQTAALGTPPAAAYGNLFDQTFGNAGSATASPLAAALSDHVANSQSTMRRPDLIAPDLDHVAEVFMAPATLSSDHFAVIFDHDEADFDPTPEMGDYRIIKGIGGDAPIMAHTRFVPTL is encoded by the coding sequence ATGACCCTTTCTGCGGTCCTGGTGCCGGCACCGGCGCAGGCCGCAACCGAGCGTGCCCTCTATCTCTATTATACCCATACCAAGGAAACCGCGCGCATCGTCTTCAAGCGCAACGGCCAATATGTGCAGTCCGGGCTCAATGAGCTCAATCAGTTCCTGCGCGACTGGCGCCGCAATGAGCCGACCCGCATGGACCCGCGTCTGTTCGACCTGGTCTGGGAAGTCTATCAGGATGTCGGCGCCACCCAGCCGATCAACATTGTTTCCGCCTATCGCTCGCCTGCCACCAATGCCATGCTCGCCTCGAAGTCTTCGGGCGTTGCCGACAATTCCCAGCATATGCGCGGCACGGCCATGGACTTCTTCATTCCCGGCATTGCGCTCAACAAGCTGCGCGCCGCAGCCATGCGCAAGCAGGTGGGCGGCGTCGGCTACTATCCGACCTCCGGCAGCCCCTTTGTGCATCTGGACACCGGTTCGGTGCGTGCCTGGCCGCGCATGACCCGCGCCCAGCTCAAGGACCTGTTCCCCGACGGGCGGACCATGCACGTGCCGACCGATGGCAAGCCACTGTCTCAGGAAGGCTATCAGGTCGCCCTCGCCGAATGGAAGAAATGCCATTCCTATCCCTGCGGTGGCTCGTCCAGCGGCACCCAGGTCGCCTCCAGTGGCGGCAGCGGCCGCTCGCTGATGGACGTCCTGTTCGGCGGCAATGACAGCGGTGGCGCTTCGGCTGCCGTGGCCGCCCAGGCGCCGGTGCAGACCGCCGCCCTCGCCCAGCCGCGCCGTGTCGATCCGGTCATGCCCGATCTGCGTCCCGCCGCATTCGGTGCGCCCGCTACGGCCGAGACCTTGCAGGTCGCTGCAATCGATCCGGATCCGGCCCTGCCCTTCTCGACCACCGGCAGCGCACCGCTGACCGATGAAGAACTGCGCGGCCCCCTGAACGTGGCTGTGACACTGCCGGTGGCCAAGCCGGAAGCGCTGCGCGTCGCCACCGCCTCGGCCCTGCCCTCAGGTGATGCCGTCACGGCGCTGGCCGCCCTGACCGGACCGAGCATGCCCCGGCCCCGCGTCATCATGACCGATCCGCCCAGCGAGACGCTCTCGGCCTATCTGCCGACAAGCGCGCCCGATCCGGAAGCGCAACGCGCCCTCGAAATGATCATCAGCGGCTCGGCAGGCACCAGCGTAGCCGCGGCCTTGCCCACCAACCGCCTGCCATCCCTGCCGGGCGAAGCACCCGTGGCAGACCGCACCATTCAGACGGCGGCTCTCGGCACCCCGCCCGCCGCTGCCTATGGCAATCTCTTCGACCAGACATTTGGCAATGCCGGCTCGGCAACCGCCAGCCCCCTGGCTGCCGCCCTCAGCGACCACGTTGCCAATAGCCAGTCCACCATGCGCCGTCCTGATCTGATCGCCCCCGATCTTGATCACGTCGCCGAGGTCTTCATGGCCCCTGCCACCCTCAGCTCGGACCATTTCGCGGTCATTTTCGATCACGACGAGGCCGATTTCGACCCCACGCCGGAAATGGGTGACTATCGCATCATCAAGGGCATCGGCGGCGATGCCCCGATCATGGCCCACACCCGCTTCGTTCCCACCCTCTGA
- the dxs gene encoding 1-deoxy-D-xylulose-5-phosphate synthase: MPETSKTPLLDTISSPADLRALPREQLRQVADELRTETIDAVSVTGGHLGAGLGVVELTVALHAIFDTPHDRIIWDVGHQAYPHKILTGRRDRIRTLRQKDGLSGFTRRAESEYDPFGAGHSSTSISAGLGMAVASQQMDIKRNVIAVIGDGAMSAGMAYEAMNNAGAMDARLIVILNDNDMSIAPPTGALRAYLARLVSGPVYRGTREAAKAMVSKLPPFLHEPARKTEEFARSFFTGGTLFEELGFYYVGPIDGHNLDHLLPILENVRDAGAGPILVHAVTRKGKGYGPAESSADKYHGVSKFNVITGAQAKAPSNAPSYTSVFASSLIQEAETDPRVVAVTAAMPSGTGLDKFAELFPTRIFDVGIAEQHAVTFAAGMASEGMKPFCAIYSTFLQRAYDQVIHDVAIQGLPVRFAIDRAGYVGADGPTHAGNYDNAYLGAIPGMVQMAAADEAELRHMVATAAAYEQGPIAFRYPRGDGMGVDLPERGQVLPIGKGRILRQGGTIALLSYGTRLGEVLAAADKLAALGFNPTIADARFMKPLDEELIADLAGRHDVLITTEEGGLGGFGSHVATFLASNGLLDGKLRLRPLTIPDRFVEHSSQTDMYADAGLDRAGIVRTALSALGYDQAAMTAALAKV; the protein is encoded by the coding sequence TTGCCCGAAACGTCCAAGACACCCTTGCTCGACACCATAAGCAGCCCCGCCGATCTGCGGGCGCTACCGCGCGAGCAATTGCGGCAAGTGGCGGACGAGTTGCGCACCGAAACCATCGATGCGGTTTCAGTGACCGGCGGGCATCTGGGCGCTGGTCTCGGCGTAGTCGAACTGACCGTGGCGCTTCACGCCATCTTCGATACGCCCCACGATCGCATCATCTGGGATGTCGGGCACCAGGCCTATCCCCACAAGATCCTCACCGGCCGCCGCGATCGCATCCGCACCCTGCGGCAGAAGGACGGGCTTTCCGGCTTCACCCGCCGCGCCGAAAGTGAATACGACCCGTTTGGCGCCGGTCATTCCTCGACCTCGATCTCGGCCGGGCTGGGCATGGCCGTTGCCAGCCAGCAGATGGATATCAAGCGCAATGTCATCGCCGTGATCGGCGACGGCGCCATGTCGGCAGGCATGGCCTATGAAGCCATGAACAATGCCGGCGCCATGGACGCGCGGCTCATCGTCATTCTCAACGACAATGATATGTCCATTGCCCCGCCCACCGGGGCACTGCGCGCTTATCTGGCGCGCCTTGTCTCTGGCCCGGTCTATCGCGGCACGCGCGAAGCGGCCAAGGCCATGGTCTCCAAGCTCCCGCCCTTCCTGCATGAGCCGGCGCGCAAGACCGAGGAATTTGCCCGCTCCTTCTTCACCGGCGGCACCCTGTTCGAAGAGCTCGGCTTTTACTATGTCGGCCCCATCGACGGTCACAATCTCGACCACCTGCTGCCCATTCTCGAAAATGTCCGCGATGCCGGCGCCGGTCCCATCCTGGTCCATGCCGTCACCCGCAAGGGCAAGGGCTATGGCCCGGCAGAAAGTTCCGCCGACAAGTATCATGGCGTTTCCAAGTTCAACGTCATCACCGGCGCCCAGGCCAAGGCGCCCTCCAATGCGCCGTCCTATACCTCGGTCTTTGCCTCATCCCTGATCCAGGAAGCCGAGACCGATCCGCGCGTCGTCGCCGTGACGGCCGCCATGCCCTCCGGCACCGGCCTCGACAAGTTCGCCGAACTCTTCCCCACCCGCATCTTCGATGTCGGCATTGCCGAGCAGCACGCCGTGACCTTCGCCGCCGGCATGGCCAGCGAAGGCATGAAGCCGTTCTGCGCCATCTATTCCACCTTCCTGCAGCGCGCCTATGACCAGGTGATCCACGACGTCGCCATCCAGGGCCTGCCGGTGCGCTTCGCCATCGACCGCGCCGGCTATGTCGGCGCCGACGGCCCCACCCATGCGGGCAATTACGATAATGCCTATCTCGGTGCCATTCCCGGCATGGTGCAGATGGCCGCAGCCGATGAAGCCGAGCTGCGCCACATGGTGGCAACAGCGGCGGCTTACGAGCAGGGCCCGATCGCCTTCCGTTATCCGCGCGGCGACGGCATGGGCGTCGACCTGCCCGAACGCGGCCAGGTTCTGCCCATCGGCAAGGGCCGGATCCTGCGCCAAGGGGGCACCATCGCACTGCTCTCCTACGGCACGCGGCTGGGCGAAGTGCTGGCCGCCGCCGACAAACTCGCGGCCCTGGGGTTCAACCCCACCATCGCCGATGCCCGGTTCATGAAGCCGCTCGACGAAGAGCTCATCGCCGACCTGGCCGGCCGGCACGACGTGCTCATCACCACCGAAGAAGGTGGGCTGGGCGGCTTCGGCAGTCACGTCGCCACCTTCCTCGCCAGCAATGGCTTGCTCGACGGCAAATTGCGCCTGCGCCCGCTGACCATCCCCGACCGCTTTGTCGAACATTCCAGCCAGACGGACATGTATGCCGATGCCGGTCTCGACCGCGCCGGCATCGTGCGAACGGCCCTCTCAGCCCTCGGCTACGACCAGGCCGCCATGACGGCGGCGCTGGCGAAAGTTTAG
- a CDS encoding Lrp/AsnC family transcriptional regulator, whose product MLDERDRKILGLLQSDADIPINVLAEAVALSPSACSRRVARLREEGHIARITAELDRRLMGLPTTVFVIVRTGSHASGWLEQFHAAVGAIPEIVEVHRLTGNFDYILKIVLPNVEHYDVVYKQLVSRIELFDMSAYISMETVKQARGVPTNYA is encoded by the coding sequence ATGCTTGATGAGCGTGACCGGAAGATACTGGGCCTCCTGCAGTCAGATGCCGATATTCCGATCAATGTGCTGGCCGAGGCGGTGGCGCTATCTCCCTCGGCCTGCTCGCGGCGCGTGGCGCGGCTGCGCGAGGAGGGGCATATCGCCCGTATCACCGCAGAACTCGATCGCCGGTTGATGGGATTGCCGACAACTGTTTTCGTCATCGTGCGCACCGGCAGCCATGCCAGCGGCTGGCTGGAGCAGTTTCACGCGGCGGTCGGGGCCATTCCCGAGATCGTCGAAGTGCATCGCCTGACCGGCAATTTCGACTATATCCTCAAGATCGTGCTGCCCAATGTCGAGCACTATGACGTGGTTTATAAGCAGCTGGTCAGCCGCATCGAGCTGTTCGACATGTCGGCCTATATCTCGATGGAGACGGTCAAGCAGGCGCGCGGCGTGCCGACGAACTATGCGTGA
- a CDS encoding aspartate/glutamate racemase family protein, translating to MKTIGLIGGMSWESTATYYRLINEQVRDRRGGLHSAEIALRSLDFTRVVDLQKAGRWDEAGALLGEAGAGLARAGAACILICTNTMHLVAAPVAAMVGVPLIDIIDETARSLKLDGRRRPLLLATRYTMEHGFYTSRMAALDIEVMVPEAEDRQRVHNVIFDELCQGRICEEARADYGAIIARARRAGADSVILGCTEIGLLLDAGDLALPGYDSTTIHASAAVRFALDELESAAA from the coding sequence ATGAAAACCATTGGCCTGATCGGCGGCATGAGCTGGGAATCCACCGCCACCTATTATCGTCTCATCAATGAACAGGTCCGGGACCGGCGCGGCGGCCTGCACTCGGCCGAGATCGCCCTGCGCTCGCTGGATTTCACCCGGGTCGTCGACCTTCAGAAAGCCGGGCGCTGGGACGAAGCCGGAGCCCTTTTGGGAGAGGCCGGCGCAGGACTTGCCCGTGCCGGCGCCGCCTGCATCCTCATCTGCACCAACACCATGCATCTGGTGGCTGCGCCCGTTGCAGCCATGGTGGGCGTACCGCTGATCGATATCATCGATGAAACCGCCCGCAGCCTGAAGCTGGACGGCAGGCGCCGGCCGCTGCTGCTCGCCACCCGCTACACCATGGAGCATGGGTTTTACACCAGCCGCATGGCAGCCCTCGACATCGAGGTCATGGTGCCTGAGGCCGAAGATCGCCAGCGGGTGCACAATGTGATTTTCGACGAGCTCTGCCAGGGCCGGATTTGCGAGGAGGCCCGTGCCGACTATGGCGCCATCATCGCCCGGGCCCGCCGCGCCGGGGCCGATTCCGTTATCCTGGGCTGTACCGAGATTGGCCTATTGCTCGACGCCGGTGATCTGGCGCTGCCGGGCTATGACTCGACCACCATCCATGCCAGCGCGGCCGTGCGCTTTGCGCTCGACGAGCTCGAAAGTGCTGCCGCCTGA
- a CDS encoding flagellar basal body rod C-terminal domain-containing protein, whose amino-acid sequence MTISAISIGATGMQRASQQLEQTAARVARSGVEGVEVDLSSEMINALQAKNDFKASAKVVEVSRDMSKALLDILV is encoded by the coding sequence GTGACAATCTCGGCAATTTCCATAGGCGCGACCGGCATGCAGCGCGCCAGCCAGCAGTTGGAACAGACGGCGGCGCGCGTCGCGCGAAGCGGTGTCGAAGGTGTTGAGGTCGATCTCTCGAGCGAGATGATCAACGCCCTTCAGGCCAAGAACGACTTCAAGGCCTCGGCCAAGGTGGTCGAGGTGTCGCGCGACATGTCCAAGGCTCTGCTCGACATCCTGGTCTAG
- a CDS encoding DUF2312 domain-containing protein: MAVEDSVAQDQLRAFIERIERMEEEKAAIAADIKEIYAEAKGNGFDTKILRKIVTIRKQDANERMEQEALLELYMSALGMVEAPPER, translated from the coding sequence ATGGCGGTAGAAGACAGCGTCGCACAGGATCAGCTCCGCGCCTTTATCGAGCGCATCGAGCGGATGGAAGAAGAAAAGGCCGCCATCGCCGCCGACATCAAGGAAATCTATGCCGAGGCCAAGGGCAATGGCTTCGACACCAAGATCCTGCGCAAGATCGTGACCATCCGCAAGCAGGATGCCAATGAGCGCATGGAGCAGGAAGCCCTGCTCGAGCTCTACATGTCTGCACTGGGCATGGTGGAAGCGCCGCCGGAGCGCTGA
- a CDS encoding DUF1036 domain-containing protein codes for MLLASIAAPLAFATPAQADLRICNEGANLISVALGYRAERGWMSEGWWQTPPGECRVLYQGDLQRRFYYLFAVDDIGGGAWDGDVFMCSRDETFTIFGVEDCLARGYERTGFFEVDTQNRTDWTVQLSEDAGAPSIVGPDAGDDLEDPAFLVDPETGAIDDVPVTPDNTDTQ; via the coding sequence TTGCTGCTTGCGAGCATCGCCGCCCCGCTGGCCTTCGCCACCCCCGCTCAGGCCGATCTGCGCATCTGCAACGAGGGTGCCAACCTGATTTCGGTGGCTTTGGGCTACCGCGCCGAGCGCGGCTGGATGAGCGAAGGCTGGTGGCAGACCCCGCCGGGCGAGTGCCGCGTGCTCTACCAGGGCGATCTGCAGCGCCGCTTCTATTACCTGTTCGCGGTCGACGATATCGGCGGCGGCGCCTGGGATGGCGATGTGTTCATGTGCAGCCGCGACGAGACCTTCACCATATTCGGGGTTGAGGATTGTCTGGCACGCGGATATGAGCGAACCGGTTTCTTCGAGGTCGATACGCAGAACCGCACGGACTGGACAGTCCAGCTCTCCGAGGATGCCGGTGCCCCCAGCATCGTCGGCCCGGATGCCGGCGACGACCTGGAAGACCCTGCCTTTCTGGTGGACCCCGAAACCGGGGCCATCGACGATGTTCCTGTGACGCCAGACAATACGGATACCCAATGA
- the pyk gene encoding pyruvate kinase, which yields MRRIRRAKILATLGPASHEETMIEELAKAGADVFRINMSHASHEVLHQTVKRIRNVEARLKHPIGILADLQGPKLRVWKFAGGAVNLVAGQKFVLDSDNNDQGTAERVYLPHPEIIENVSVGDRLLLDDGKLQLKATKVGGGVIETEVVYGGKLSDKKGVSLPDTLLPTGALTEKDHADLLEALKAEVDWVALSFVQRPEDIIDVRKIVQGRAGVMAKIEKPQAIERLEEIVKLSDAIMVARGDLGVELPLETVPGLQKRMIRMCRRYGKPVVVATQMLESMITAPVPTRAEVSDVSIAVFEGADAVMLSAESASGQYPVEAVTTMAKVASAVEGDSNYRNIIRAAQTEPEATAADAISAATRQVAETLDLAAIVTYTASGSTGIRAARERPSKPIIALSPNLRTIRRLSVVWGIHCVQTEDAVSLEDMVDRACVIAYQEGIARPGDRIAITAGVPLGTPGATNMLRIAFVRQDGAGSN from the coding sequence ATGAGACGGATCAGACGCGCGAAGATCCTAGCCACCCTCGGGCCAGCGAGCCATGAGGAGACCATGATCGAGGAGCTGGCCAAGGCCGGCGCCGATGTCTTCCGCATCAATATGAGTCATGCGAGCCACGAGGTACTGCACCAGACCGTCAAGCGCATCCGCAATGTCGAGGCGCGCCTCAAGCATCCGATCGGCATCCTGGCCGACCTGCAGGGCCCGAAGCTGCGTGTCTGGAAGTTCGCCGGTGGCGCGGTCAATCTGGTGGCCGGCCAGAAATTCGTGCTCGACAGCGACAACAACGACCAGGGCACGGCCGAACGGGTTTACCTGCCGCATCCCGAAATCATCGAAAATGTCTCGGTCGGCGATCGGCTGTTGCTCGATGATGGCAAGCTGCAGCTCAAGGCCACCAAGGTCGGCGGCGGCGTCATCGAGACCGAAGTGGTCTATGGCGGCAAGCTCTCCGACAAGAAGGGCGTTTCCCTGCCCGATACGCTTCTGCCCACCGGCGCCCTGACCGAAAAGGACCACGCCGACCTGCTCGAAGCCCTCAAGGCCGAGGTCGACTGGGTCGCCCTCAGCTTTGTACAGCGCCCCGAGGATATCATCGATGTCCGCAAGATCGTCCAGGGCCGCGCCGGCGTCATGGCCAAGATCGAAAAGCCGCAGGCCATCGAGCGGCTGGAAGAGATCGTCAAACTCTCCGACGCCATCATGGTGGCCCGTGGCGACCTGGGCGTTGAACTGCCGCTCGAGACGGTTCCGGGCCTGCAGAAACGCATGATCCGCATGTGCCGCCGCTACGGCAAGCCGGTGGTGGTTGCCACCCAGATGCTGGAATCGATGATCACCGCGCCGGTTCCCACCCGCGCCGAGGTCTCGGACGTGTCCATCGCCGTGTTCGAGGGCGCCGACGCGGTCATGCTCTCGGCCGAGAGCGCCTCGGGCCAGTATCCGGTCGAAGCGGTCACGACCATGGCCAAGGTCGCCAGTGCCGTGGAGGGCGATTCCAACTATCGCAACATCATCCGCGCCGCCCAGACCGAGCCCGAGGCCACCGCCGCCGATGCCATCTCGGCGGCGACGCGCCAGGTTGCCGAAACCCTCGATCTGGCGGCCATCGTCACCTATACCGCCTCCGGCTCGACCGGCATCCGCGCCGCTCGCGAGCGGCCGAGCAAGCCCATCATCGCGCTCTCGCCCAATCTGCGGACCATCCGCCGCCTGTCGGTGGTCTGGGGCATTCACTGCGTGCAGACCGAGGATGCGGTGAGCCTGGAAGACATGGTCGACCGCGCCTGTGTCATCGCCTACCAGGAGGGCATTGCCCGCCCCGGCGACCGCATCGCCATCACCGCCGGCGTCCCCCTCGGAACCCCAGGCGCTACAAACATGCTGCGCATCGCCTTTGTCCGCCAGGACGGCGCCGGCTCGAACTGA
- the ykgO gene encoding type B 50S ribosomal protein L36, producing the protein MKIRNSLKALMTRHRANKLVRRRGRVYIINKVDKRFKARQG; encoded by the coding sequence ATGAAGATCCGCAACTCGCTGAAGGCGTTGATGACTCGCCACCGCGCGAACAAGCTCGTCCGTCGTCGCGGGCGTGTGTACATCATCAACAAGGTGGACAAGCGCTTCAAGGCCCGCCAGGGCTGA
- a CDS encoding response regulator produces MTNSPLPISQAIVIAPQANMAALVVSMLRVLGCQKVKSVDSVSQAQILLDRTAFDLIVLDDGYARPDALDVVRHVRAQQEGLNRQVPIIMMAGAPDAARITAARDAGVTEFLRKPFAANHLKARIDSITTSPRGFVEGKAYSGPDRRRRNLAVGNAERRSS; encoded by the coding sequence ATGACCAATTCGCCATTGCCCATATCACAAGCCATCGTCATCGCCCCGCAGGCCAATATGGCGGCGCTGGTGGTCAGTATGCTGCGCGTTCTGGGCTGCCAGAAGGTCAAGTCCGTCGACAGCGTCTCCCAGGCCCAGATTCTGCTGGACCGCACGGCATTCGACCTCATCGTGCTCGACGATGGCTATGCGCGGCCCGATGCGCTCGACGTCGTGCGCCATGTCCGCGCGCAGCAGGAAGGTCTCAACCGCCAGGTGCCGATCATCATGATGGCCGGGGCTCCCGACGCCGCCAGGATTACCGCTGCGCGCGACGCAGGCGTCACCGAATTCCTGCGCAAGCCTTTTGCCGCCAACCACCTCAAGGCCCGGATCGACAGCATCACCACCAGCCCGCGCGGCTTTGTCGAAGGGAAGGCTTATTCCGGTCCCGACCGGCGCCGGCGGAACCTGGCGGTGGGGAACGCCGAGCGGCGTTCCTCCTGA
- a CDS encoding ATP-binding cassette domain-containing protein, producing the protein MSEKEAILKVRNLSVNFQIPAGGLFGGHKVLRAVKDVSFDLHAGETLGIVGESGCGKSTLSRAVIRLIEATSGESFWMGKDILKMSPKELIGLRKDIQMVFQDPLASLNPRMTAGAIIAEPLTIHYPEVTKAERNARVAEMLEKVGLSPTMINRYPHEFSGGQCQRIGIARALITRPKLIVCDEAVSALDVSVQAQVINLLMDLQKEFGVSLLFIAHDIAVVRHIAQRIMVLYFGEVVEIGQSEQVVMDPHHDYTKKLIASVPVPDPKEEMKRREQRRRLRKEAAAAA; encoded by the coding sequence ATGAGCGAGAAGGAAGCCATTCTCAAGGTCCGCAACCTCTCGGTGAACTTCCAGATTCCCGCCGGCGGACTGTTCGGCGGGCACAAGGTGCTGAGGGCTGTCAAGGACGTGTCCTTCGATCTCCATGCCGGGGAAACCCTGGGCATTGTGGGCGAGAGCGGATGCGGCAAGTCGACCCTGTCCCGTGCCGTGATCCGGCTGATCGAAGCTACGTCCGGGGAATCGTTCTGGATGGGCAAGGACATCCTCAAGATGAGCCCCAAGGAGTTGATCGGCCTGCGCAAGGATATCCAGATGGTCTTCCAGGACCCGCTGGCTTCGCTCAATCCGCGCATGACGGCTGGCGCCATCATCGCCGAGCCGCTGACCATCCACTATCCGGAAGTCACCAAGGCCGAGCGCAACGCACGGGTGGCGGAAATGCTCGAAAAGGTCGGCCTGTCGCCGACCATGATCAACCGCTATCCGCATGAATTTTCCGGCGGCCAGTGCCAGCGTATCGGCATTGCCCGGGCGCTGATCACCCGCCCCAAGCTCATCGTCTGCGACGAGGCGGTGTCGGCGCTGGACGTGTCGGTGCAGGCGCAGGTCATCAACCTGCTCATGGACCTGCAGAAGGAATTCGGTGTCTCGCTGCTGTTCATTGCCCATGACATTGCAGTGGTGCGCCATATCGCCCAGCGCATCATGGTGCTCTATTTCGGGGAAGTGGTGGAGATCGGGCAATCCGAGCAGGTGGTGATGGATCCCCATCACGACTACACCAAGAAGCTCATCGCCTCGGTGCCGGTGCCGGACCCGAAGGAAGAAATGAAGCGGCGGGAACAACGCCGCCGGCTGCGCAAGGAGGCTGCTGCGGCGGCCTGA
- a CDS encoding ATP-binding cassette domain-containing protein, with product MALLEVKNLKVDFQTNDGVVNAVKDLSYTLEKGRTLAIVGESGSGKTQGAFALLGLLPRNGKASGSVVFDGKEILNLPLRQINQYRAKRIGIIFQDPMTSLNPYLRISRQMSEVLELHKGMSHSAAVAESVRFLDAVRIPDARNRVHMYPHEFSGGMRQRVMIAMALLCGPELLIADEPTTALDVTVQAEIIDLLVDLQEDFGTSIILITHDLGIVAGTCEDTLVMYDGRVMEYRNTEELFANPEHPYTKGLLAAVPRLDRKVERLSTVSYDFMKERGEA from the coding sequence ATGGCATTGCTAGAAGTCAAAAACCTCAAGGTCGATTTCCAGACCAATGACGGCGTGGTCAACGCGGTCAAGGATCTGTCCTATACGCTCGAAAAGGGCCGGACCCTGGCCATTGTGGGCGAAAGCGGTTCGGGCAAGACCCAGGGCGCTTTCGCGCTGCTGGGCCTGTTGCCGCGCAACGGCAAGGCGTCGGGTTCGGTCGTGTTCGACGGCAAGGAAATCCTCAACCTGCCGCTGCGACAGATCAACCAGTATCGCGCCAAGCGCATCGGCATCATCTTCCAGGACCCGATGACCTCGCTTAACCCCTATCTGCGCATTTCGCGGCAGATGAGCGAGGTGCTCGAGTTGCACAAGGGCATGAGCCACAGTGCGGCGGTGGCGGAAAGCGTGCGCTTCCTCGACGCGGTGCGCATTCCCGATGCCCGGAACCGCGTGCACATGTATCCGCACGAATTCTCCGGCGGCATGCGTCAGCGCGTGATGATCGCCATGGCGCTGTTGTGCGGGCCGGAACTGTTGATCGCCGACGAGCCGACCACCGCGCTCGACGTGACCGTGCAGGCCGAGATCATCGACCTGTTGGTGGACCTGCAGGAAGATTTCGGCACCTCGATCATCCTGATCACCCATGACCTGGGGATCGTCGCCGGAACCTGCGAGGACACGCTGGTCATGTATGACGGGCGGGTGATGGAATATCGCAATACCGAAGAACTCTTCGCCAATCCCGAGCACCCCTATACCAAGGGCCTGCTCGCCGCGGTGCCGCGGCTCGACCGCAAGGTCGAGCGCCTGTCGACCGTGTCCTATGACTTCATGAAGGAAAGGGGCGAGGCATGA
- a CDS encoding ABC transporter permease subunit, translating into MAGLTSRDAILIEYNQKLANAPKGRSLTQDAGRRLFANKAAVFSIFLLIAVFLIAFLGPYFLPWGYSQVDWANIRKPPDFDAGHYMGTDQNGRDMLARTLQGTQMSLIVAGVATLVSVIIGVSYGAIAGYFGGRVDAVMMRFVDIMYALPYILFVIILVVIFGRNPILLFVGIGCLEWLTMARIVRGQTLSLKEREFVEAARASGASSWSIIFKHIVPNLTGPVVIYATLTIPEIIITESFLSYLGLGVQEPQTSLGTLISQGSGVAVALPWMLLGPAVVLVAMLLAFTYLGDGLRDALDPKDR; encoded by the coding sequence ATGGCTGGCCTGACCTCGCGAGATGCAATTCTCATCGAATACAACCAGAAACTGGCCAACGCGCCCAAGGGCCGTTCGCTCACCCAGGATGCCGGCCGGCGCCTGTTCGCCAACAAGGCGGCGGTGTTCTCCATCTTCCTGTTGATCGCGGTCTTCCTCATCGCGTTCCTGGGCCCTTATTTTCTGCCCTGGGGCTATAGCCAGGTGGACTGGGCCAATATCCGCAAGCCGCCCGATTTCGATGCCGGGCACTATATGGGCACCGACCAGAACGGGCGCGACATGCTGGCCCGCACCCTGCAGGGCACGCAGATGAGCCTGATCGTGGCGGGCGTGGCAACGCTCGTCTCGGTGATCATCGGGGTGAGCTATGGCGCCATTGCCGGCTATTTCGGTGGCCGGGTGGATGCGGTGATGATGCGCTTCGTCGACATCATGTACGCGCTGCCCTACATCCTGTTCGTGATCATCCTGGTGGTGATCTTCGGCCGCAATCCGATCCTGCTCTTCGTGGGTATCGGGTGCCTGGAATGGCTGACCATGGCCCGCATCGTGCGCGGGCAGACACTCAGCCTCAAGGAACGCGAATTCGTCGAAGCGGCCCGCGCCAGCGGCGCCAGTTCGTGGAGCATCATCTTCAAGCATATCGTGCCGAACCTGACCGGTCCGGTGGTGATCTATGCGACGCTGACCATTCCCGAAATCATCATCACCGAAAGCTTCCTCAGCTATCTCGGTCTTGGCGTGCAGGAGCCGCAGACTTCGCTCGGCACCCTGATCTCGCAGGGCTCGGGCGTGGCCGTGGCACTGCCCTGGATGCTGCTCGGCCCTGCCGTGGTGCTGGTCGCCATGCTGCTCGCCTTCACCTATCTCGGTGACGGGCTGCGCGACGCCCTCGACCCCAAGGACCGCTAG